From the [Limnothrix rosea] IAM M-220 genome, the window GTCAATCTCGCAGCACCAAATATTGCGCCACCGCCCGTAGTTCCGACTCCAGCTCCAGCTCCAACCCCTGAAACATCCGGTGGTTCTGGTATAGACGACAAATGGGTTGCTGTCACTTCTCCGATGGTGGGGACATTTTATCGAGCGCCTGCTCCGGGGGAAGATCCTTTTGTTTCTGTGGGAGAGCGCGTCAGTAGCGGTGATACGGTTTGCATTATCGAAGCGATGAAACTCATGAATGAAATTGAGTCTGAAGCGAGCGGTGAAGTGATGAAAATTGCCGTTGAGGATGGTGAACCAATTGAATTTGGTCAAACGTTGCTGTGGATTAACCCTGCATAGCGCGATGTGGTTGTTGTGTTGACGGTGTTAGTCTGGAAAAAATGCTTCTGTAGGGGAGGCTATTAAAGTGCAGTCATTTTTCTCAGGATTGGGATCTAATAAATTACAACTAATTGTTGGGCTTGTCAGTTCAGTCTGATTGTTATGGCGATCGCCCATTGCGCTAACATTTATTGTTAACCTAGCAACAGAGATTGGGTTTGCATCTAAACTCTAAAAAATCTTGCTTGTACGTATTCTAAAAAAAACAGTTAACCACGATCTATGACTTCCTATTCCACTTTTTCTGCCAGAGCTGAAATGAGTGAGCTACGCCGCCTCAAGACTCTGTTACCCCCAGAACTACAAAGCTGGGTCATGGTAGAAGGCACAACGGAAGTGAACCCTCCCCTAATTCGTTCTGAGGAATTGGGTAAGGATGATATTGAAATTCAGATTGATTTACCGAAGTGGGAAAATTTGGCGATCGACCAGCGTAATTTGATTTTCTGGCATGAGGTTGCCAAGATTCAAAATGATACGATTCCTCGCGAAGGCTGGGAAATGGCGGCTCTGGCCATTGGTTTAGGTGGTGC encodes:
- the accB gene encoding acetyl-CoA carboxylase biotin carboxyl carrier protein — its product is MAINLQEIQELLSAIGQTNVTEFELKTDDFELRVSKGTVVAAPAVIPQDVNLAAPNIAPPPVVPTPAPAPTPETSGGSGIDDKWVAVTSPMVGTFYRAPAPGEDPFVSVGERVSSGDTVCIIEAMKLMNEIESEASGEVMKIAVEDGEPIEFGQTLLWINPA